ccacattttgttaggttacagccttattctaaaattgattaaattgttttttccctcatcaatctacacacaatacccaataatgacagagcaaaaaaaaatggggaaatgtttgctaatttataaaaaataaaaaattgaaatatcacatttacataagttttcagaccctttactcagtactttgttgaagcacctttggcagcgattacaccctcgagtcttcttgggtatgacgctacaagcttggcacacatgtatttggggattttctcccattcttctctgcagatcctttcaagctctgtcaggttggatggggagcgttcaagtccgggctctggctgggccactcaaggacattcagagacttgtcatgaagccactcctgcgttgtcctgttggaaggtgaaccttcacaccagtttgtgcctcgacacaatcctgtctcgggggtCTACAGAGAATTCCtgcgacctcatggcttggtttttgctctgacatgcactgtcaactgtgggaccttatatagacaggtgtgagcctttccaaatcatgtccaatcgaatgaatttaccacaggtggactccaatcaagttgtagaaacatctcaaggatgatcaatggaaacacctgagctcaatttcgagtctcatagcaaagggtctgaatacttatgtaaataaagtatttttgttttttgttttgaaaTAATTTGCGaaaaattctaaacctgttttctcattcatgtcattatggggaattgtgtgtagattgctgaggacatTGTTTTATTTAAACCATCTTAGAAttagactgtaatgtaacaaaatgtggaaaaagtcaaggggtctgaatactttccgaatgcactatatctccctttcccttcctcctcctcctctcgatCAATCCTttctttcttgtttgtttttttgagtTTCTCCTTCTTTCTACGAATTCTGTGATATTCTTTGCATATTTAAACTTGTCTCATTCGTGTTCTCTTGTGTTTTTACTCTTGTTAACTTACTTTCTACGAATTCTgtgattattattgttgttgtcgACATTGCTGTTGTCTTTGCTGTTGCTATTGAAAAAAAGAGCTTCTACCAAATGAGAGATTGAGAAAACAATAAAATCGTACGTTTTGGTGCACAAATGTACCTCTTATATCAGACGTCTTATAGTCGGAGCATAAAGCAAAGCGAAGAGGTTGAGAACTTCGGAAATAGAtataacacaaaaaaaaacatttcttgcTTACATTCTAGATTCGGGGCTTGCAAATAACCTATATAATATACTACATATGTAACCCTAAATGCGTTAAGACAAAATTAAACAGTGTACTATCTTAACATCAGTTAAAGTACATCAATTCATTATTCTCTGGAAACTCAGAGGCTGTTAGTAGAATCAAGTCAACTTTATATACTGTATCCACAAACAGCCTTAAACATAACATAGCTGAAATAAGTGTAAAGAAGTTAAGTCTGAATTAAGTCTGTTAAGTCTGAATTAATCGGGAGATGTAAACTCTTTACATGCTAGTTGAAATAGACCACTTTTAGTTAGTTCCCTGGACATATTTCAAATAATTAAAGTAGAAAATGTTCATGTATTTCCTTAAAACCCTGAATACTCCACACTGGTGTTCCAAGTGAAGAGTCTAAACTACATTTCACTGATTATGTTTCGTAGAAAGTGTTTTGCAACCACTTAACTAAAATGGACACTGTCAAATCAGgcacttcctctctcttttcttgtTCTTTTTTCagattttgtgttttgtttttaatTCCTCGATATTTCGTGTCACTGTGTACGTTGTGGTGGTGCCGATCGATAAAACAATGAGTGGCAGTTAAACATGTCAATAATAATGCATCTCTTTTTATTTTGAGTTTTGTTTGTAataaaatcaaattaaatttaACAAAATGATGTGATTCGTGGATGGATGCTTGAATAGCAACACAGGAAAACACACGCGCACATTGGGCTGCTGAATCGCCTCCTCTAGCCCTCACATGAGGTCATCCCAGTCTGTCTGCACTGTGTTGTACTGACTCCAGACCTTGAGCTACAGAAGTATGAATCACAGGTGGTGACGACCCAATACACAGTAGTATGTGAGTCATGATTAAAGAACCAGAATAGTGCAGCGTTCCACACATTCTATTTAGCAATACAGTGATGTCATTGGGGGAAGCTGGAGAATAATGGAGGGGCTAGAAgattttctattttttgtttgtcaTATTGTATCATAGAGCAGTAGTAGTCCCTGGCCTGAGTTGAAAGCGAACACAAGGAGATATTAAAAGGGTTTAAAAAGGTTTACCATTTTATGGAAAGTGAGTTTAGAACAACAACCAGCATTGCACACATCATTTCgcagacacgtacacacacaataTCCCCTTGCTGGTTCTTCAACCTTGACCTACTTTTTTTGACTTCTCACAGACAGGCCTCTTTGTGCCAAATAAGGCTTTTTAAGCTGGCAATACAttttgacatttaaaaaaaataggaaTTGGGGGAGTGAAGTGTTAGGAATTTGATTCCTCAAAAGCGTTCAGCTATTTGGTTCTGGTTGGATTCAGGaagtgagaggtgtgtgtgtgtgtgtgtgtgtgtgtgtgtgtgtgtgtgtgtgtgtgtgtgtgtgtgtgtgtgtgtgtgtgtgtgtgtgtgtgtgtgtgtgttgggttctGAAAGGGAAATGTTAGATGCAAAACGGGGTAAATGTGAGGTGCAAAAGGGAAGCGGAGAAGGATTAGGAAATCAAACAGGAAATATGTTTACAACACAATAACACACTTTCCACTTGTGATCTAATGATGACAAACTACAGCGCTTTTGAGCTGGAAACCAGAATTATTTGACTTTTGGGAAGTGAGTTTAGAACAACAACCAGCATTGCAGACATAATTTCGCAAACACGTGCACACACAATATCCTCTCACTGGTTCTTCAACCTTGACCTATGGGTTTGACTCACAAATAGACCTCTTTTTACAAATGAGGTACTTTCCATCTAATGATGAGAAATTAGGACTGTTTTGAACTGAAAACCAGAATTATGTGACTTTTGCATTgtggtgtatttgtgtgtgtgtatgtgtgtgcatgtgtgtaaatTGCTGAGTAGAAGCCAATGTGGTCACCCACACACTACTTATAAACCAGAGTAGGAGTGTTAAACCATTCAACCAAACCACCTGCTAGAAACACTCTGTTTGTATTGTCTGTGTTCAAAACATATTGCTGCAAATAGCACGTAAGAGAGCTTGGAATGAGTACAAGTATTGTGATTACAATATACAAAATCATTTATATTTCCACCATGATATACTGTATCTTGACAGGCTAAGCCTTATTTACACATCTACGCAGGGATTCAATCCAATTTAGTCTCATAGCACAGCTCACTATAATGGACTTTTTAAGGTAATTTGCTCTTGAGCCAATAAGGGGCGATTACTGTGGATGCGATCTTCATGAATTTTGGGGAAAATGCCTTTAAAAGACTCATTGTCGGCTGTTTAGAGTGATGCTCTATAACGCGTCTTGGAATGAATCCCGGCCCTAGTGCTTCGATGTACAGTCTGAAACTGACAATCATGTAACATATTGCAATGTGATTCGACAGAACATATTGAATATTTGTATCTAAAATGATATATGATAGGCCTATAATGTTAAGAGATTCAGTTTAAAAGATTGAGATGCATAGTCTTAAAGAGTCTCTAGACTGAGAGAAGTTGGTAAGATCATaggatagttttttttttttatacgttCCTGTGTGTGAAAGACATATACGACCCAACTCCTGAGATAACATGGGCAAGGATTACAATGGATGAGAGACTCATAGTTCCAACGTATCCATCCGGCTCATTACTCAGAATCCTTCTCATTCAGTAGTCCACCAGCTTAGCGCCTCAGAGAGGTGCATCATGGGTCAGTTCCCTGCTATGCTCAGGCGAAGTCTGAGAGTCAGGAGGATGAGTTTCACTCCAGACGAGCCCCATCAACTGATCCAGACAACATTCCATGAGTTTTCCTTAAAACAGCAGGGGTAGAATCACTAGGAGAGTCTAGAAGTGCAGAAGTATTCCTTTATAGTCTTCCTTACAGCTTCTGTCTTTGAAGAAGTATCATAcagagcagaggaggctggtgggggggctataggaggacaggctcattgtaatggctggaaggaaataaatggaacggtatcaaacatatggaaaccacgttcgactcggttccatttattccattccagccattacaatgagccagtcctcatatagctcctcccaccagcctcctctgatacaAAGTGTCTGTAGCGAACATGATCCATAGTTATTCCAATGCTCCAGATCATTGGTCCAGATTTCACAATAAAACAAATGAGGAATGTCACGTTGGTGTGTCTCATTAATACACGGAGTAGGACAAAACGCTTCCTTCAACCATTTTTCcaccccctccatccttccaatATTTCCATCCTCTCCAGCAACTCAGTTGACCTTGAAGAGGCTGAAGTAGTGCTTCCCTGTGGTGTGGAGGCTGAAGCCGGCGCCTGTGATGGCCTGTAGCTCCGCCCCCTTCTCTAGCCGCAGCAGGCCAGACACCTGGCAGGGTTTGAGAAAGTGGAACTGGTGGGATCCGGATGCAGGCGTAGTCCCATAGCCCTCCATGCACTGCAGCTTCTGCTGCGGCTGGCCGCTCTTCACCACCGCCACTTCCAACTTCACCAGCTGAGACTGATTCTCATTGAACAACACctgtgggagggatggagggagagagagagagaaggagaattaGAAGTAGAAGAAAAAAACAGACCAATCGGGGTTTGATTGAGCCTGTGTTGTTTGACAGGGGTAGTTTTGGATGACAGGTGGCACAGGACTACAACTCTCAGAGGCTCACCTGACAGTAGAGGAAGTAGACTCCAGCTCTCTCCACTGTGAAGGTGCCTCTGTCTGTGTTGTACTTCACCGCTTTGCTCATATTCAACTGCTCCGAGTCCGTCCATCCTTTTATCAAGCCATCAGCtcccactgaaacacacacatgttGTGGGGGAGGAACCATTGCACCCATTGACATAAATATAGCAGTATATTGTGTGTAGAGGGTCAATTTTGTACAGTTTGTATCATTGTCATGGGGGCAGTGATCTTACGAAACCAATTCCAGAAACCCAGAAGACCCTTTTCGATAATAATTGTCATCCTCAAAAGGTTttgcagctgcaccatcgagagcatcctgacgggttgcatcactgcctggtatggcaactgctcggcctctgaccgcaaggcactacagagggtagtgcgtacggcccagtacatcaccggggccaagcttgctgccatccagcacctctataccaggcggtgtcagaggaaggccctaaaaattgtttaaaactccagccaccctagtcatagactgttctctctgctacggcaagcggtaccggagcgccaagtctaggtccaagaggcttctaaacagcttctacccccaagtcataagactcctgaacatctaatcaaatggctacccagactatttgcattgcccccccccccccccccttctatgctgctgctactctctgttattatctaagCATAGTcaatttaataactctacctacatgtacatattacctcaattacctcgagtaaccggtgcccccgcacattgactctgtaccggtaccccctgtatatagccccgctattgttatttactgctgctctttaattatttgttattcttatctgtTACAAAaaagtattttcttaaaactgcattgttagttaagggcttgtaagtaagcatttcgctgtaaggtatttggtgcatgtgacaaataaaatgtgatttgatttgatccacgATCATAAAGCTTACCTTTCTGAACAGTGTCTTTGGTTActagtggaaagagagagagggaaaagggtAATTAAGATTTTATAACTGTAATCGTATTTGGTGTCGAATCGAAACCACTTCAACAGATGCTACATTATAACACTGTGAAATGGCACCCTAaaccttatatagtgcactacttttgaccagggcccatagggaatagggtgctatttcggATGCAACCTTTGATGAGGATCTGCCAAGTCACTTACTCTCAAATTGAGAAGCCACTTTCTTTCCAtttccactcttccctttcccaGTTCCCCCTTGCagaaggaaggaagaaagaaTATGAGTTAATACGACAGAAGAAAACAATTCAGagggatgttttttgttttttttcccaAGTAGAGGAGATAATATCATTGGTCACAGCTGTGGTGTGTGTCGTGGCGACCATAATGTATTAATTTGCAGTTGTTTATCCACCACCTGAATACTCAACCGGCTCTAACAGATGGAGAAGGATTTAAtttctcctctcctgctctgttctgaTATCTGTCATTTGTACTTCTTGTTCTCAGTAAGTGTAGTCtactttcctctctgtctgttctcacTACTTTCTGTGCCAGCTGGAGTAGAGTAAGACAGAAACATAGAGTAGAGTACAAGAGAACAGggtaagagggaggagagggcaagagatagatggagggagagagagagaaagaaagagatcaatggagggaaagaaagaggcaCACAGAAGGGGACGATAGAAAGAGAGGCacacagaaggagagagaacgcaagagagagagacagaagacagctgagggagagttagagagagagggaagggagtggagagagagggtgaaagatGGAgcaaaagagagatagagagaggtcttTGGCTGTTCTATGACCCAAATTAACTGTAACGGCCCTGTCAGGAAAAACAGGCAAGAGCAACAGCCAAGGCCACCGttcaaataaatacaaatccatCTTGAAAACTGGGTGATAGATGGataagaggggggagagaggggtaagaCAGGCCTTTTTGTTCTCCAGAGGTTTGTTTTAGCTCCAGTATCAGGCCTGCAGGGAGTGATTCCAGGCCTTAAGCCCATTTCAACTACATTAGACGATACGCAATGTGACGGTCTTATAGAGTTTTAGATCTAATTTGGTTTGATCCTAACTGTCTAGGTTTAGGACGTCTCATGTCGTCGGCTGGAGTTTCCAAGATTCAACATGTCAAATCTTTAGCTAAAGTCTTGAGAATGGAAGGATCCATTTAGCCAATCAGAGAGCAGTGCGCTAATGTTCTGTGTTCAGcgaagcagctagctagctaaccaagcagagagctagctagctattttgcTGCACATAGCTAGCCTAGCTTGCTGATATTTATCTGACAAGTAACAAAGTGTACCATGTTTTTGGTGCATGTATCTCATGACACTTGTTTGCTACAACACCTCGGTACAAAAAGTCTCCAATTTGTTTCATAGTTTTATCAAGTCATTGTAAAGAGGCACGGTTACTGTGGAAATGGTCTCAACTGCATGTCTTGTCTTCTTGATCTGAATGACCTGTCTTTTAATCAGCTGTGGTACAACACAAAATTCTACAACTTGCTAGATTTATCTTGTCTAGTCTCATGTCGGCTATTGTATCTGAACTggtctttacacacacacacccacacacactcactgattcactcacacaaacacacagaaagtATTCACTATAGGATCAGTTATGTTGGGGGGAAAAACAGAAACATTGAACACTGGGGGGCTTGGGAATTTAAGCCTTTTATCATTTGGCCCATTAGGGGATGTTATTTGAACTGCTTCTGAActgaacatacagtaccagtcaaaggtttggacacacatactcattcaagttttttttttacaatgtaggaaatagtaaaaataaaaaataacatttaaaaaaattgtattATCCTTTTTcatagtcttgtctcattgctgcaactcccatacggactcgggagaggcgaaggtcgagagctccaaaacacaacccaaccaagcagcactgcttcttgacacaatgcccgcttaacccgcttaacccagaagcaccaatgtgtcagaggaaacaccatgccCCTGGCAaacgtgtcagcgtgcattgcacccggcccaccactggagtcactagtgcgcgatgggacaagaacatccctgccagccaaaccctcccttaacccagacgacgctgggccagttgtgcgccgggtctcccggtcacggccagctgtgacagagcctggactcgaaccaagatctctagtggcacaggtaggactgcgatgcagtgccttagaccactgcgccactcagaaggccacaaaaatagtaaaaataaagaaaaacccttgaatgagtagatgtgtccagacttttgactgatactgtacatcAACTCTTAAAGTGTCACTCCAGTCTCCGTTTCACCGAATTcaacacctgatttacttaagaaaaggcacatctcaatagttGGTTCAGGTAAGTCATGACATAGCACAAGTGGGGGGGATTTActcttttgttctctattgctcctctattgttcctcaagcaagggggaggccgatgacatcacaacttcccatcagaccaactccttgaatgccCTACTACTCCTTTAATTTTCAGTTTTGTCTAAAAAACAGTAATTTTCTCAAAACATCTTTTTTTTaccctttagtgtgtgtactttactgtatttactatattatactgtatttatattcaacaggaaaagttcctaaatcactggaggacgtctTTAAGTCTTGAGTAGCACTCCTAACAAATTGACCCAAGTTTACTATTGGCCATCCTCAGCATTATTTCATGATACACACTATTTAGAGATGAAAATGTGCACTACCTAGCCTATATATGACTGCTTAATCATAAAAAAATCGCCAAATCATAGCTGTTGTCAGTCTCGTCAGGAGAAAAATCATTTTAAGTCCCTGAAGCGTGCAACGTTGTCTCCCTCCTCTTGCCAGATGGTTTCTCCAGGTTCTCGTCAGTCCAGAGCAGACCTGTAATTTCTGCATCAGTCATCCAGCTGCCTACTGTTTCCTGTGTCGACTTTTAGCAGCGGGCAGCAAGTGACCACAGGGCCTAACCAAGGTGCCATGCAGAGCCAAGATTCCCCTGGTCTGGTCGCTGTAGTTAAATGCTGCTCCAGCTCCGCAAAAACACAGAGCAGAGCACCATCGATGAGATCTATCTTATCTGTTTGGTTATTGTTGATTATGAATTGCATGTATGATGATGGGGATACAGAGAAAGAGGCATTGTCTGTAGTAGAGTGTAATTGAGGTGTAGTGCTATTTGGATCCTTTTTTTGCTTCCATGCACAAATAgtctcacaaatacacacacacatcagcatgCAGGCATGCcagcgcacacgcacacacacaggcatgtacCATCTCTTTTCACCCTTTGCCCCACCAGCAACTCTCTCTTCTCCATGATGAGTTGGACAATGGCCTTACGCTGAGTGTTCACCTGTtgcacagagagagcgagacagagagagagagagagagagcgagatcaaAAAAGAGAAAGACAGGCAGAGAGCAAGAAATCAAGaaagtgaaagaaagagagagagagaatggaaccGTCAGAGAGACCATTGAGTATTCAAATTGGCTCCCGCTGCAAATTTACACAGACAAATGATTTCAGCAAAACCACATAAACAAATAGTCTTCCAGTATCTGGCAGTATCACGCTGTAACTCCAAGGCTTAGAATAGGTCAACCACTTCCGCCTAAACTGGTTGTGACAACTAATGCGTGTTTTTAGTGCCCGCATTCCTCACATTTCTTAACTCCCTTTCTTAACTTCCCTGCTGAGACTGAGAagcaggaagaaaaaaaaatcgcTGTGCTAAAATTTGTCAAGCTAGCAAAGTGAACTCGTACTTTATGAAGTACTGGGGCCTGCCGTATATATGCCAAAGAGGAGGAAGTAGGTTTCAATATATAGCTAGTGTGTCGGCGTGCAGCCTATGGGGTGGTTTAGATGTACTCAGGTGTGCCTGGACTAGAGGTTACATTTATTGGGGACTTGAACTGTCCCAGGCCAGCTCATTGAGTGCTTGCAAAAAGTATCAACAGATGGCAGAGTCAGGTCACTGGTAGCCTACTGTCAGACACACCATGAGTGATATTGAGTGCATGTGTATTCAGTGCATAAGTAGACTATTTGAGGATGCACATGCATAATGTATTATTAATAAGGATGAGTTTTGAATGAATGAAAATATCAGCCACTTGTGTTAAAAGTCCAGTGCAGGGTGCATTGTTACAATGTAATACAGTGTGCATTACAATGATGTATAGAAATAATTGTACTATGCATTTGAAAGCAATACTTTCACCTGCAGAATTCTACCACCTGTGGTAGCCTAGCCGACCTGCAATTAGTAGGCTGTACATGTTGCACGTCGCTTAACCACAGTAAAGTCTACTCTGTTTTACGCAGTTCAACACTTCAGTTCAGTGCACAGTCAGTTGGCTATAATGCGCGCTCGAGCCAAGAAGTCAAGGGATTCCAGTAAATTGGGCTAAAATTGGAACACAACTGGCAGTAGAACGATTAAACTTGGCAGAGAAACTATAAGCAATAACTCCACGGCTTGAGCACACTTATTTGTACGCAATAAAATTGCCTCTAGAGCATTCCCCAGAATGCGCAGGTCACCAGCAGAGAAGCAGCCCGCTATTTGTGTACAATTTAACGCCACAAAGCTTGGGCGTAGAGGGGGGAATTAAAATATGGCTTTGCATTTTCCTTAGCCCCCACGAGGGTTCCCGTAACCACCGGTCAGCAGAGGCAAAGAAGTTGTGTAACAGCCACTTCA
The sequence above is drawn from the Salvelinus namaycush isolate Seneca chromosome 36, SaNama_1.0, whole genome shotgun sequence genome and encodes:
- the LOC120030612 gene encoding tumor necrosis factor ligand superfamily member 12-like, with product MIAGECGTTMHRILQRRKVRKLRFVWVFMAMVALSLAACSALFTAWTWRQTLDLSQSVKTLQNRLEQVNTQRKAIVQLIMEKRELLVGQRVKRDGGTGKGKSGNGKKVASQFEITKDTVQKVGADGLIKGWTDSEQLNMSKAVKYNTDRGTFTVERAGVYFLYCQVLFNENQSQLVKLEVAVVKSGQPQQKLQCMEGYGTTPASGSHQFHFLKPCQVSGLLRLEKGAELQAITGAGFSLHTTGKHYFSLFKVN